From Streptomyces durmitorensis, a single genomic window includes:
- a CDS encoding DUF2252 domain-containing protein, whose protein sequence is MSEPQPTAEQRGEQILSVFDTAFGELLAADPAAFRVKFRKMAASAFAFYRGTACLFYGDLEREQHGGPYLDERTGRVWIHGDLHAENFGTYMDAQGRLIFNVNDFDEAYVGPFTWDLKRFAASVALIGYTKALSDEQITDLVRIYAAAYRERIHDLATGAKSDEVPPFTLDTAQGPLLDALRDARSLTRFGLLESMTEIRDFERRFASGGGSIELDAATRYKVLAAFDGYLETLPESSLTRPDSYRVKDVVGRRGIGIGSAGLPSYNILLEGNSDALENDVVIYLKQAQTPAVSRHITDGAVRDHFQHEGHRTVISQRALQAHADPWLGWTELDGAGQLVAEVSPYAVDLDWSDIDDWDEIAAVIADLGRATATMHSAADDESNHSDLVPFSTERAIDAAIAADEESFGDLLVDFAHEYGATARRDHQIFVDLFRNGRIPGL, encoded by the coding sequence ATGTCGGAACCGCAGCCCACCGCTGAGCAGCGCGGCGAGCAGATCCTCTCCGTCTTCGACACCGCGTTCGGCGAGCTGCTCGCCGCGGACCCCGCCGCGTTCCGGGTGAAGTTCCGGAAGATGGCCGCCTCCGCCTTCGCGTTCTACCGCGGCACGGCCTGCCTCTTCTACGGGGACCTGGAGCGCGAGCAGCACGGCGGTCCCTACCTGGACGAGCGCACGGGACGGGTGTGGATCCACGGCGACCTGCACGCGGAGAACTTCGGCACGTACATGGACGCCCAGGGCCGCCTGATCTTCAACGTGAACGACTTCGACGAGGCGTACGTCGGCCCCTTCACCTGGGACCTGAAGCGCTTCGCCGCCTCCGTGGCCCTGATCGGGTACACGAAGGCGCTCAGCGACGAGCAGATCACCGACCTGGTGCGGATCTACGCCGCCGCGTACCGCGAGCGGATCCACGACCTGGCCACCGGCGCCAAGAGCGACGAGGTGCCGCCCTTCACCCTGGACACCGCCCAGGGCCCGCTCCTGGACGCGCTGCGCGACGCGCGCTCGCTGACCCGCTTCGGGCTCCTGGAGTCCATGACGGAGATCCGTGACTTCGAGCGCCGCTTCGCCTCCGGCGGCGGTTCCATCGAGCTCGACGCGGCCACGCGGTACAAGGTGCTCGCCGCCTTCGACGGCTATCTGGAGACGCTGCCCGAGTCCTCGCTCACCCGCCCCGACTCGTATCGGGTGAAGGACGTCGTCGGACGCCGCGGCATCGGCATCGGCTCCGCGGGACTGCCCTCGTACAACATCCTCCTGGAGGGCAACAGCGACGCGTTGGAGAACGACGTCGTGATCTACCTCAAGCAGGCCCAGACCCCGGCCGTCTCGCGCCACATCACCGACGGCGCGGTCCGTGACCACTTCCAGCACGAGGGCCACCGCACGGTCATCTCGCAGCGCGCGCTCCAGGCGCACGCCGACCCCTGGCTCGGCTGGACCGAGCTGGACGGCGCGGGACAGCTGGTGGCCGAGGTCTCTCCGTACGCCGTGGACCTGGACTGGTCGGACATCGACGACTGGGACGAGATCGCCGCGGTCATCGCCGACCTGGGCCGCGCCACGGCCACGATGCACTCCGCCGCGGACGACGAGAGCAACCACTCGGACCTGGTGCCGTTCTCCACGGAGCGCGCGATCGACGCCGCCATCGCGGCGGACGAAGAGAGCTTCGGCGACCTCCTCGTGGACTTCGCGCACGAGTACGGCGCAACGGCCCGCAGGGACCACCAGATCTTCGTCGACCTGTTCCGTAACGGTCGGATTCCGGGTCTGTAG
- a CDS encoding mechanosensitive ion channel family protein codes for MENVLRPLIVVGGSVVLTLAVVWLADVLLRRADDRHPDNPLWGLLRRCRLPSQLSLCTALLRGSFEHAEIGKDHSAGIAQTLTLVLIGSVAWLLVRIATAIVEATYAQYANAHRDPARVRRVRTQVTLIQRVVTAIVGVVAVGAMLLTFPAMQAAGTSLLASAGVLGIVAGVAAQSTLANLFAGLQIAFGDMVRIGDTVVVDGEWGTIDEITLTFLAVRTWDERRITMPVSYFVSKPFENWSRGGAQMTGTVFFQLDHSAPITEMREKLQDILRECAAWDGRDWGLAVTDTTPNTIQVRALVTAKDADDIWTVRVTVREHLVRWLTEHHAYALPKVSTAWAELPPGDDHPHPPPPIVPRTGRG; via the coding sequence ATGGAGAACGTACTGCGTCCGTTGATCGTGGTCGGCGGCTCGGTCGTGCTCACGCTGGCCGTGGTTTGGCTGGCCGACGTGCTGCTGCGCCGAGCCGACGACCGCCATCCCGACAATCCGCTGTGGGGTCTGCTGCGTCGCTGCCGACTGCCGTCCCAACTGTCCCTGTGTACTGCCCTGTTGCGCGGCTCGTTCGAACACGCGGAGATCGGAAAGGATCATTCGGCGGGTATCGCGCAGACCCTGACCCTGGTGCTCATCGGGTCGGTGGCCTGGCTCCTCGTCCGTATCGCGACCGCCATCGTGGAGGCCACCTACGCCCAGTACGCCAACGCGCACCGCGACCCGGCCCGCGTCCGGCGTGTGCGTACGCAGGTCACCCTCATCCAGCGGGTGGTCACCGCGATCGTCGGTGTCGTGGCCGTCGGAGCGATGCTGCTGACCTTCCCCGCCATGCAGGCGGCCGGGACGTCGCTGCTGGCGTCGGCGGGCGTTCTGGGCATCGTCGCGGGCGTCGCCGCCCAGTCCACGCTCGCCAATCTCTTCGCGGGGCTGCAGATCGCCTTCGGCGACATGGTGCGGATCGGCGACACGGTCGTCGTGGACGGCGAGTGGGGCACCATCGACGAGATCACGCTGACCTTCCTTGCCGTGCGGACCTGGGACGAGCGCCGGATCACGATGCCGGTGTCGTACTTCGTGTCGAAGCCCTTCGAGAACTGGTCGCGCGGCGGCGCCCAGATGACCGGCACGGTCTTCTTCCAGCTGGACCACAGCGCGCCCATCACCGAGATGCGCGAGAAGCTCCAGGACATCCTGCGCGAGTGCGCCGCCTGGGACGGCAGGGACTGGGGCCTGGCGGTCACGGACACGACGCCGAACACGATCCAGGTCCGCGCCCTGGTCACCGCCAAGGACGCGGACGACATCTGGACGGTGCGTGTCACCGTGCGCGAGCACCTGGTCCGCTGGCTGACCGAGCACCACGCGTACGCCCTGCCGAAGGTCAGCACGGCCTGGGCCGAACTGCCGCCGGGGGACGACCACCCGCATCCGCCCCCGCCGATAGTGCCCCGCACGGGCCGGGGCTGA
- a CDS encoding GNAT family N-acetyltransferase, with the protein MSTGVTCRVAVEADDLEACFAVRKEVFVAEQQVPEDLEYDAYDAGAVHVLAVREDGLPLGTGRLLFGAAAAAKNGGDPEVGALGRLAVTRAARGLGVGAALVRAIEEAARARGLTAIDLHAQTHALGFYERLGYVVYGPEFPDAGIPHRAMRKPLD; encoded by the coding sequence ATGAGCACCGGGGTCACCTGCCGCGTCGCGGTCGAGGCCGACGACCTGGAGGCCTGCTTCGCGGTCCGCAAGGAAGTCTTCGTCGCCGAGCAGCAGGTCCCTGAGGACCTTGAGTACGACGCGTACGACGCCGGGGCGGTGCATGTCCTCGCGGTCCGTGAGGACGGTCTGCCGCTGGGCACGGGACGCCTGCTCTTCGGTGCGGCGGCCGCCGCCAAGAACGGCGGAGATCCCGAGGTGGGCGCGCTCGGCCGCCTCGCGGTGACCCGGGCCGCGCGCGGACTCGGTGTCGGTGCGGCCCTGGTGCGGGCGATCGAGGAAGCGGCACGCGCGCGTGGCCTCACCGCGATCGACCTGCACGCGCAGACGCATGCGCTGGGGTTCTACGAACGACTGGGATACGTGGTCTACGGCCCCGAGTTCCCGGACGCGGGGATCCCGCACCGGGCGATGCGCAAGCCGCTGGACTGA
- a CDS encoding serine/threonine-protein kinase codes for MSGQGDVVDGRFELLERLGSGGMGTVWRARDTVLHREVAIKEVRPTERELTGEQSRVLRERVLREARALARINHPHVVTIHHIVDTGPHPWLVMELLPGRTLQDLLEQGTLPPHEAARIGRELLSALRVAHAAGILHRDVKPANILLRGETPGSAGPSVVLTDFGIATLHGSTQLTATGDLIGSPEYMAPERIRGTDQGPAADLWSLGLVLYLAVEGVSPLRRATTLATLAAVLDDPVPPPVRSGPLAPVLSALLVRDPALRPDAERLDAMLAAVAHGIAWQPTETSERPPVTVAQLPAEPRRRTPVIAAALAVALALVGGAALVFALRDGGDTGGEGDKGGGSSSAASSPASPEPTKSSKSPDRSESPDRSESPDPTTSPESSSPGAPPASGSWVAQLFSEPVGSGADARDRRLAAVRKDVPEAKYVRSDDYASLRPGFWVIYAPGPFADGRAALRFCAERGRTAGDECVGRYLSSSGGDYDLQCKPPVSAPVGRCTRA; via the coding sequence ATGAGTGGCCAGGGGGACGTGGTGGACGGGCGCTTCGAGCTGCTGGAGCGGCTCGGCAGCGGGGGCATGGGCACGGTGTGGCGGGCGCGCGACACCGTGCTGCACCGCGAGGTGGCCATCAAGGAGGTCCGGCCCACCGAACGGGAGCTGACGGGCGAGCAGTCGCGCGTCCTGCGGGAGCGCGTGCTGCGCGAGGCCAGGGCGCTGGCCCGGATCAACCACCCGCATGTGGTGACGATCCATCACATCGTGGACACGGGTCCGCACCCCTGGCTCGTGATGGAACTGCTGCCGGGGCGCACGCTCCAGGACCTCCTGGAACAGGGCACGTTGCCGCCGCACGAGGCGGCCCGCATCGGCCGCGAGCTGCTCTCGGCGCTGCGCGTCGCCCACGCGGCGGGCATCCTGCACCGGGACGTGAAGCCCGCCAACATCCTGCTGCGGGGCGAGACTCCCGGCAGCGCGGGCCCCTCCGTGGTCCTCACGGACTTCGGCATCGCGACGCTGCACGGCTCCACGCAGCTCACCGCGACCGGCGACCTGATCGGCTCGCCGGAGTACATGGCGCCCGAGCGCATCCGCGGCACGGACCAGGGCCCGGCGGCCGACCTCTGGTCGCTCGGCCTCGTGCTCTATCTCGCCGTGGAAGGCGTCAGCCCGCTGCGCCGCGCCACGACGCTTGCCACGCTCGCCGCCGTGCTCGACGACCCCGTGCCGCCGCCGGTGCGCTCCGGGCCGCTCGCGCCGGTCCTGAGCGCCCTGCTCGTACGGGATCCCGCGCTGCGCCCGGACGCGGAGCGCCTGGACGCGATGCTCGCCGCGGTGGCGCACGGGATCGCCTGGCAGCCTACGGAGACTTCGGAGCGCCCTCCGGTCACGGTGGCGCAGCTGCCCGCCGAGCCCCGCAGGCGTACGCCGGTGATCGCCGCGGCCCTCGCCGTGGCGCTCGCCCTGGTGGGCGGTGCCGCGCTGGTGTTCGCGCTGCGGGACGGGGGCGACACGGGCGGGGAGGGAGACAAGGGCGGCGGGAGCTCCTCCGCGGCTTCCTCCCCGGCGTCACCTGAACCCACGAAGTCGTCCAAGAGCCCGGACCGGAGCGAGAGCCCCGACCGCAGCGAGAGCCCCGACCCGACCACGTCACCGGAGTCCTCCTCCCCCGGCGCCCCGCCCGCATCGGGCAGTTGGGTCGCCCAGCTCTTCTCCGAGCCGGTCGGGTCGGGCGCGGACGCCCGCGACCGCCGGCTCGCGGCCGTGCGCAAGGACGTGCCGGAGGCGAAGTACGTGCGCAGCGACGACTACGCGTCGCTGCGGCCCGGCTTCTGGGTGATCTACGCCCCAGGGCCCTTCGCGGACGGCCGGGCCGCCCTGCGGTTCTGCGCCGAGCGCGGCAGGACCGCCGGGGACGAATGCGTCGGGCGGTACCTCAGCTCCAGCGGCGGGGACTACGACCTCCAGTGCAAGCCGCCCGTGAGCGCCCCGGTGGGACGCTGCACGCGCGCGTGA
- a CDS encoding alkaline phosphatase D family protein, whose translation MTSRNSAPSSLNSAAPSRRTVVKAAAATAALAPLAAAPLAHAAEGPAFHHGVASGDPLPDGVLLWTRVTPTPEASPGSGRGPDTEVRWEIAKDKGFTQVVGHGSTTARAAADHTVKADVRGLSPATTYYFRFSAGDSGSGGTPVHSPVGRTRTTPAHEAAAPGVRFGVVSCANWEAGYFSAYRHLAARTELDAVLHIGDYIYEYQSGEYPAAEYGVRLHEPRHEIVSLADYRTRHGAHKTDPDAQAMHATHPLIAIWDDHEFADNTWSGGAVNHSPQTEGGWAQRMAAAKQAYFEWMPVRPSTEGTVYRRLRFGKLADLHLLDLRSFRSEQAGFGSGDVDDPDRTITGRAQLDWLKAGLASSDASWKLVGTSVMISPVAFGSVPAHLLEPIAELLGLPKEGLAINADQWDGYTDDRKELISHLVDKAIRNTVFLTGDIHMAWANDVPVRAATYPASPSAATEFVVTSVTSDNVDDMLHVAPHTLSLVAVGAVKAANRHVKWLDMDSHGYGVLDVTAERSQMDYYVLSDRKDPGATSSWARSYRTLSGTQRVERAYSPVR comes from the coding sequence GTGACCAGCCGAAACAGCGCCCCCAGTTCGCTCAACTCCGCGGCCCCGAGCCGCCGTACGGTCGTGAAGGCCGCTGCCGCCACCGCGGCCCTCGCGCCCCTCGCCGCCGCTCCCCTCGCGCACGCCGCCGAAGGGCCCGCCTTCCACCACGGAGTCGCCTCGGGTGACCCGCTGCCCGACGGAGTCCTGCTGTGGACCCGGGTGACGCCGACCCCGGAGGCCTCGCCGGGCTCCGGCAGAGGGCCGGACACCGAAGTGAGATGGGAGATAGCCAAGGACAAGGGCTTCACCCAGGTCGTCGGCCACGGCAGCACGACCGCCCGAGCCGCGGCCGACCACACGGTCAAGGCCGACGTAAGGGGCTTGAGCCCTGCCACCACCTATTACTTCCGCTTCTCCGCGGGCGACTCGGGAAGCGGGGGCACCCCGGTGCACTCCCCCGTCGGCCGCACCCGCACCACCCCCGCGCACGAGGCGGCGGCCCCCGGGGTCCGCTTCGGCGTGGTGTCCTGCGCCAACTGGGAGGCCGGCTACTTCTCCGCGTACCGCCATCTCGCGGCCCGCACCGAACTCGACGCGGTCCTGCACATCGGCGACTACATCTACGAGTACCAGAGCGGCGAGTACCCGGCCGCCGAGTACGGAGTGCGCCTGCACGAGCCGCGGCACGAGATCGTCAGCCTCGCCGACTACCGCACCCGGCACGGCGCCCACAAGACCGACCCGGACGCGCAGGCGATGCACGCCACGCACCCGCTGATCGCGATCTGGGACGACCACGAGTTCGCCGACAACACCTGGTCGGGCGGCGCGGTGAACCACTCCCCTCAGACCGAGGGCGGCTGGGCGCAGCGCATGGCGGCCGCCAAGCAGGCGTACTTCGAGTGGATGCCCGTACGCCCCTCCACCGAGGGCACCGTCTACCGCCGCCTCCGCTTCGGCAAGCTGGCCGATCTGCACCTGCTCGACCTGCGCTCCTTCCGCTCCGAGCAGGCGGGGTTCGGCAGCGGCGACGTGGACGACCCGGACCGTACGATCACGGGGCGCGCCCAGCTCGACTGGCTGAAGGCGGGCCTCGCCTCGTCCGATGCCTCCTGGAAGCTGGTCGGCACCTCGGTGATGATCTCGCCGGTCGCCTTCGGTTCCGTACCGGCCCATCTGCTCGAACCCATCGCGGAGTTGCTCGGCCTGCCCAAGGAAGGCCTCGCGATCAACGCCGACCAGTGGGACGGCTACACCGACGACCGCAAGGAGCTCATCTCCCACCTGGTCGACAAGGCCATCCGGAACACGGTCTTCCTCACCGGTGACATCCACATGGCCTGGGCGAACGACGTACCGGTCAGGGCCGCCACCTACCCCGCATCGCCCTCCGCGGCCACGGAGTTCGTGGTCACCTCCGTGACCTCGGACAACGTGGACGACATGCTGCACGTCGCCCCGCACACCCTCTCGCTGGTCGCGGTGGGCGCGGTGAAGGCGGCCAACCGCCATGTGAAATGGCTGGACATGGACTCGCACGGCTACGGAGTCCTCGACGTCACGGCCGAGCGGTCCCAAATGGACTACTACGTCCTGTCCGACCGCAAGGACCCCGGGGCGACCTCCTCCTGGGCCCGTTCGTACCGCACCCTCAGCGGCACACAGAGGGTCGAGCGGGCGTACTCCCCGGTGCGCTGA
- a CDS encoding dienelactone hydrolase family protein has translation MNIMLFHSTYGLRPAVHAAADRLRAEGHEVTTPDLFEGRTFDTVEEGMAFKDELGKDELLKRAILAAAPYSERGLVYAGFSFGAATAQTLALGDAKARGLLLLHGTSDIAENTTVDELPVQLHVAEPDPFETDDWLSAWYLQMGRAGADVEVYRYAGAGHIYTDPDLDDYDAEAAEATWRTAIGFLETL, from the coding sequence ATGAACATCATGCTTTTCCACTCGACGTACGGGCTGCGGCCCGCGGTGCACGCGGCGGCCGACCGGCTGCGCGCCGAGGGGCACGAGGTGACGACGCCCGATCTGTTCGAAGGGCGCACCTTCGACACCGTCGAGGAAGGCATGGCCTTCAAGGACGAGCTCGGCAAGGACGAGCTCCTGAAGAGGGCGATCCTGGCCGCCGCGCCCTACTCCGAGCGGGGTCTCGTCTACGCCGGGTTCTCGTTCGGCGCGGCCACCGCGCAGACCCTCGCCCTCGGCGACGCCAAGGCGCGCGGGCTGCTGCTCCTGCACGGCACGTCCGACATCGCGGAGAACACGACGGTGGACGAGCTGCCGGTGCAGCTGCACGTCGCCGAGCCGGACCCGTTCGAGACGGACGACTGGCTGAGCGCGTGGTACCTGCAGATGGGGCGGGCCGGAGCCGACGTCGAGGTCTACCGCTACGCCGGAGCCGGTCACATCTACACCGACCCCGACCTGGACGACTACGACGCCGAGGCGGCGGAGGCGACGTGGCGGACGGCGATCGGCTTCCTGGAGACGCTCTAG
- a CDS encoding Na+/H+ antiporter, whose product MDQLALLLVLLLGAVVTVPLGERLGLPAPVLMTLAGIVLAFAPWVPNVEIPPDYILPLVLPPLLYAAVQRTSWRQFAANRRPIFLLAVALVFVTTAAVAAVAGSVVPGLPIAAAVALGALVAPPDPVAATAVAGSLGLPRRLVSILEGEGLFNDVTAIVLYHVAIAAAVSGTFSWPEAVGQLALSAVVAVAVGFALGWLTNKLMGLLGEATLQTGLTLLVPFVSYVLAEELMGSGVLAVLTTALYLAEHAADADDVLGRITGQTFWQIVDTLVTGVAFGLIGLELHNVFGTASGRELQMLGWGAAVVAVVVGVRLMWLLPATWLAKRLHKLRDVDEEIPTTWRETVVMWWSGMRGVASVALALAIPLKTDSGDPFPARDEIIFIAFCVIMATLVVQGLTLPWLVKKLGVRADTDIERAIERDLAIRAAKAAKRRLKEIEEVEELPEDLSERLLRGAFDIGARISPDIVDDERRERYSKRADRLKAVQRIQRDMMSAARHEILAARSEPGADPEIVDRVLHHLDVRSLRS is encoded by the coding sequence GTGGACCAACTGGCGCTGCTGCTCGTTCTGTTGCTCGGCGCCGTCGTGACGGTGCCGCTGGGGGAGCGGCTCGGGCTGCCCGCGCCCGTTCTCATGACGCTGGCCGGGATCGTCCTCGCCTTCGCCCCCTGGGTCCCGAACGTCGAGATCCCGCCCGACTACATCCTTCCGCTGGTCCTCCCGCCCTTGCTGTACGCGGCTGTCCAGCGCACCTCGTGGCGGCAGTTCGCGGCCAACAGACGCCCCATCTTCCTGCTCGCCGTGGCCCTGGTCTTCGTGACGACGGCAGCCGTCGCCGCGGTCGCCGGCTCGGTCGTTCCCGGGCTGCCGATCGCCGCCGCCGTGGCGCTCGGCGCGCTCGTGGCGCCGCCCGACCCGGTCGCCGCGACCGCCGTCGCCGGGTCGCTCGGACTGCCGCGGCGGCTCGTGTCGATCCTGGAGGGGGAGGGCCTCTTCAACGACGTCACGGCCATCGTGCTCTACCACGTGGCGATCGCGGCGGCGGTGAGCGGGACGTTCTCGTGGCCGGAGGCGGTGGGGCAGCTTGCGCTCTCCGCGGTGGTCGCCGTCGCCGTGGGGTTCGCGCTCGGCTGGCTCACCAACAAGCTCATGGGGCTGCTCGGTGAGGCAACCCTGCAGACCGGCCTGACGCTGCTCGTGCCCTTCGTGAGCTATGTCCTTGCAGAGGAGCTGATGGGCTCCGGCGTGCTCGCCGTGCTGACCACCGCGCTCTACCTCGCGGAGCACGCCGCCGACGCCGACGACGTGCTCGGGCGGATCACCGGACAGACGTTCTGGCAGATCGTCGACACCCTGGTCACCGGCGTCGCCTTCGGGCTCATCGGGCTCGAACTGCACAACGTCTTCGGCACGGCGAGCGGCCGTGAGCTGCAGATGCTCGGCTGGGGAGCGGCCGTCGTCGCGGTCGTCGTCGGCGTACGCCTGATGTGGCTGCTGCCGGCGACCTGGCTCGCCAAGCGCCTGCACAAGCTGCGGGACGTCGACGAGGAGATCCCGACGACCTGGCGCGAGACCGTCGTCATGTGGTGGTCGGGGATGCGCGGCGTGGCATCGGTGGCCCTTGCCCTCGCCATTCCGCTGAAGACGGACAGCGGGGATCCCTTCCCGGCCCGGGACGAGATCATCTTCATCGCCTTCTGCGTCATCATGGCGACCCTCGTCGTCCAGGGGCTCACCCTGCCCTGGCTGGTGAAGAAGCTCGGGGTGCGCGCGGACACCGACATCGAGCGGGCCATCGAGCGGGATCTCGCCATCCGGGCGGCCAAGGCGGCCAAGCGGCGCCTCAAGGAGATCGAAGAGGTCGAGGAGCTGCCGGAGGACCTCTCGGAGCGGCTGCTGCGCGGGGCGTTCGACATCGGCGCGAGAATCAGCCCCGACATCGTCGACGACGAACGGCGCGAGCGGTACTCCAAGCGCGCCGACCGGCTCAAGGCGGTCCAGCGCATCCAGCGCGACATGATGTCGGCCGCCCGCCACGAGATCCTCGCGGCGCGCAGCGAACCCGGCGCCGATCCCGAGATCGTCGACCGGGTCCTGCACCACCTCGACGTACGCAGCCTGCGGTCCTGA
- a CDS encoding thioredoxin domain-containing protein, whose protein sequence is MSKRNSQAAKSAARERIRAQQEAERKREKRKRSLIVGVSVVAVLAIAGGVGYAVMQSNKPGHWEAAKDEKLVKPANSTGTDGTTVVIGKDSAKKTLKVYEDPRCPVCASFEQTVGPTVEKDLKDGKYKIQFIGASFLDRNLTGEGSKNALSALGAALNVSDQAFLDYKKAMFSKENHPSETEDKFKDDAVLTKIANQVPELKKSKTFAKDVKNGTYDRWALEMSKKFDDNKDGVDGTPSFVMDGKKLTGSDKKNAPSTVEEYKTAIDAALKG, encoded by the coding sequence ATGAGCAAGCGCAACAGCCAGGCGGCCAAGTCGGCGGCCCGCGAGCGGATCCGCGCCCAGCAGGAAGCCGAGCGCAAGCGCGAGAAGCGCAAGCGGTCGCTGATCGTCGGCGTCTCCGTCGTCGCGGTCCTGGCGATCGCGGGCGGCGTCGGGTACGCCGTCATGCAGTCCAACAAGCCCGGCCACTGGGAAGCCGCCAAGGACGAGAAGCTGGTCAAGCCGGCGAACTCCACGGGCACGGACGGCACGACCGTCGTCATCGGCAAGGACAGCGCCAAGAAGACCCTCAAGGTCTACGAGGACCCGCGCTGCCCGGTCTGCGCCAGCTTCGAGCAGACGGTCGGCCCGACGGTCGAGAAGGACCTGAAGGACGGCAAGTACAAGATCCAGTTCATCGGCGCCTCGTTCCTCGACCGCAACCTCACGGGTGAGGGCTCCAAGAACGCGCTCAGCGCGCTCGGTGCCGCCCTGAACGTGAGCGACCAGGCCTTCCTCGACTACAAGAAGGCGATGTTCTCCAAGGAGAACCACCCCTCCGAGACCGAGGACAAGTTCAAGGACGACGCGGTCCTGACCAAGATCGCGAACCAGGTCCCCGAGCTCAAGAAGAGCAAGACCTTCGCGAAGGACGTCAAGAACGGCACGTACGACCGCTGGGCCCTGGAGATGTCGAAGAAGTTCGACGACAACAAGGACGGCGTCGACGGCACCCCCTCCTTCGTCATGGACGGCAAGAAGCTGACCGGCTCCGACAAGAAGAACGCGCCCTCGACGGTCGAGGAGTACAAGACGGCCATCGACGCGGCGCTCAAGGGCTGA